Proteins from one Nicotiana tabacum cultivar K326 chromosome 23, ASM71507v2, whole genome shotgun sequence genomic window:
- the LOC107773506 gene encoding protein SPA1-RELATED 2, protein MEETVDEAIGDEVNGLDAFDGRQLRSKESDYTLRSGNSNMLQSHEVVTLSEGDHYQNTANLFTDILDGKNLDRIGSSEHASASPRCMNDAGVMVEELTLRNYNGKNLAVVDTLGNKEIMQVRPNQWFYKLAGGSACGSSHGEEGDTLFTGLLNQNQKKLNEIRNLDGENLQNNGDKAVSNNLLPSSEGIRTKIFSKSGFSEYIVKSTLKGKGIICKKQLPRVSASESQGQIYPQCPNASSTIASVDAFVSPCQGISEMGCSVNPNVYQDGIGLRERLKAGGNKLNKAEGLYIFKQVLDLVDFAHSQGIILQDLRPSSFKLLHSNQVVYIGASVRTQFTENVIDRGVPQVEHNQKERSSSGKSISSLIDPCVKKQKLSEDTHVNRKWPQYPFITGHKSACTNTKLNAAQGYGDESNAEDCLKTELNSNNFILPQLSIMPKPLLTSMSFNLEKKWYTSPEQFSEGGCTFSSNIYCLGVLLFELLSSFDCERSHAAALLDLRHRILPSCFLSEHPKEAGFCLWLLHPEPSARPTTREILQSEVIGGIKELPGDVSLSSIHEEESESELLLYFLMSLKDQKQKDASKLVEEVKCLEADVQEVQRRQSSKAPCSSSHQKSLVLWDSRFIRKGVSSSDVYPKLPPDCENETRLIKNIRQLESAYFSTRSNIQPSDDVAMVRRTEEIFNNQENFVSTGNDNEKYRPTDRVGDFFDGLCKYARYSKFRVRGILRNADLNNSANVICSLSFDRDEEYLAAGGVSKKIKVFEYHALFNDSVDIHYPVIEMSNKSKLSCICWNSYIRNYLATTDYDGAVKLWDASTGQAFSHLTEHNERAWSVDFSRVDPTKLASGSDDHLVKLWSINEKNSVCTIRNNANVCCIQFSPDSSHFLAYSSADYKTYCYDLRNISAPWCILAGHEKAVSYAKFLDAETLISASTDNSLKIWDLNKTNSSGYSADACVLTLKGHTNEKNFVGLSVSDGYITCGSETNEVFSYYKSLPMPITSHKFGSIDPISGKETDDDNGQFVSSVCWRQKSNMVLAANSSGCIKLLEMV, encoded by the exons TTGAGGTCCGGAAACTCCAATATGCTGCAATCACATGAAGTGGTCACACTTAGTGAAGGTGATCATTACCAAAATACTGCCAATTTGTTTACAGATATCCTCGATGGTAAGAATCTGGACAGAATTGGATCTTCAGAACATGCAAGTGCTAGCCCTCGTTGTATGAATGATGCTGGGGTCATGGTTGAAGAATTGACTCTGAGAAACTACAATGGGAAAAACTTGGCTGTTGTTGATACCTTGGGCAATAAAGAAATAATGCAGGTTAGGCCAAACCAGTGGTTTTATAAGCTAGCAGGTGGATCTGCATGCGGAAGCTCACATGGGGAAGAGGGAGACACATTATTTACCGGACTTCTGAATCAGAATCAGAAAAAATTGAATGAAATTCGTAATCTAGACGGAGAAAATTTGCAGAATAATGGTGATAAAGCTGTTTCGAACAATTTATTACCCTCTTCTGAGGGTATCCGGACGAAGATTTTTTCTAAGTCGGGTTTTTCTGAGTATATTGTGAAAAGCACATTAAAAGGCAAAGGAATCATATGCAAAAAGCAGTTACCCCGAGTATCTGCTAGTGAGTCTCAAGGCCAGATTTATCCGCAGTGTCCTAATGCTTCTTCCACCATTGCAAGTGTGGATGCATTTGTTTCACCTTGTCAGGGTATCTCTGAAATGGGCTGCAGTGTTAATCCCAATGTCTATCAAGATGGGATAGGTTTAAGAGAACGGCTGAAAGCTGGGGGAAATAAATTGAACAAAGCTGAAGGCTTGTATATTTTCAAACAAGTTCTGGATTTGGTGGATTTTGCTCACTCTCAAGGAATTATCTTACAAGACTTGCGTCCATCTTCCTTTAAATTGTTGCACTCAAACCAAGTTGTATATATTGGAGCATCTGTACGCACTCAGTTCACTGAAAATGTGATTGATCGAGGTGTTCCTCAGGTGGAGCATAATCAGAAAGAGAGGAGTTCATCTGGAAAAAGCATTTCTTCCTTGATCGATCCCTGTGTAAAGAAGCAAAAACTTAGTGAAGACACCCACGTGAATAGGAAGTGGCCTCAATACCCCTTCATTACAGGCCATAAATCTGCTTGCACAAACACTAAATTAAATGCTGCACAAGGCTATGGAGATGAGTCAAATGCAGAGGATTGCCTCAAGACAGAACTTAACTCGAACAATTTTATATTGCCTCAACTATCCATTATGCCAAAACCATTGCTGACTTCCATGAGCTTTAATTTGGAGAAGAAGTGGTATACCAGTCCTGAGCAGTTCAGTGAGGGTGGCTGCACATTTTCATCAAACATCTACTGCCTGGGGGTTCTTCTCTTTGAG ttgcttAGCTCATTTGACTGTGAAAGGTCTCATGCAGCTGCACTGCTGGATCTTCGCCATAGGATTCTTCCCTCTTGTTTCCTGTCAGAGCATCCCAAAGAAGCTGGATTTTGTCTTTGGTTGCTTCATCCAGAACCTTCAGCACGTCCAACAACAAG GGAAATTTTACAGTCTGAAGTTATTGGTGGTATTAAAGAATTACCTGGAGATGTATCACTGTCGTCTATTCACGAAGAGGAATCTGAGTCAGAGTTGTTGTTGTACTTCCTCATGTCACTGAAAGATCAAAAGCAGAAGGATGCCTCAAAGCTAGTGGAAGAAGTCAAATGTTTAGAAGCAGATGTCCAAGAGGTTCAGAGGCGCCAAAGCAGCAAAGCCCCTTGTTCGTCCTCACACCAGAAATCTCTTGTTTTGTGGGATAGCAGGTTTATTCGGAAAGGAGTATCAAGTTCGGATGTGTATCCGAAGCTTCCACCTGATTGTGAGAATGAAACTAGATTGATCAAGAATATCAGGCAGCTTGAAAGTGCTTACTTCTCTACGCGATCCAATATTCAGCCTTCTGATGACGTTGCCATGGTCCGCAGAACTGAAGAAATCTTTAATAATCAGGAGAACTTTGTCTCAACAGGAAATGATAATGAGAAGTATAGACCCACAGATCGGGTTGGGGATTTTTTTGATGGCTTATGCAAGTATGCTCGGTATAGCAAGTTCAGAGTAAGGGGAATATTAAGAAATGCAGATCTGAATAACTCTGCAAATGTCATATGCTCTCTAAGCTTTGACAGGGATGAGGAATATTTAGCTGCTGGTGGGGTATCGAAGAAAATTAAAGTATTTGAGTATCATGCCCTCTTTAATGATTCTGTTGACATTCATTACCCAGTTATCGAGATGTCAAACAAATCTAAGCTCAGCTGCATTTGCTGGAACAGCTATATCAGGAACTATCTGGCTACCACTGACTATGATGGTGCTGTTAAG TTATGGGATGCGTCTACTGGTCAAGCTTTTTCGCATTTGACTGAGCATAATGAAAGGGCATGGTCGGTAGATTTTTCTCGTGTGGATCCCACAAAGTTAGCCAGTGGAAGTGACGATCATTTGGTGAAACTTTGGAGCATCAACGAG AAGAACAGCGTGTGCACGATCAGAAACAATGCAAATGTTTGCTGCATTCAGTTTTCACCTGACTCCAGTCATTTTCTGGCTTATAGCTCTGCTGATTACAAGACTTATTGCTATGATCTTCGAAATATCTCAGCTCCTTGGTGTATATTGGCTGGCCATGAGAAAGCTGTTAGTTATGCAAAATTCTTGGATGCTGAAACGCTCATTTCTGCATCCACTGACAACAGCCTGAAGATATGGGATCTCAATAAAACCAACTCAAGTGGCTATTCAGCCGATGCTTGTGTCTTAACCCTTAAAGGGCACACCAATGAGAAG AACTTTGTGGGATTGTCTGTGAGCGATGGATACATAACTTGCGGGTCAGAAACAAATGAG GTCTTCTCTTATTACAAATCTCTGCCTATGCCTATTACTTCTCACAAGTTTGGCTCGATTGATCCAATCTCTGGTAAAGAGACTGATGATGACAATGGGCAGTTTGTTTCAAGTGTTTGCTGGAGACAGAAGTCAAACATGGTTCTTGCTGCCAATTCCAGTGGCTGCATAAAACTACTAGAGATGGTTTAG